The Granulicella arctica genome segment ACCGCGATTGCGCAGCTGCACGAGTCCGAGCAGGCGGACTGGAAAAAGCGCGGTGTGGGCGGCATTGTCAGCTCCGTCGATGCGGGAGCTGTGACCGTCTCCTCCGGTACGAAGAAGATCAAGTTGGAGACGACTGGCAAGACGATCTTCCGTCGCTATGCGGGAGATTCGGTGAAGTTTGAAAATGCCACGCCGGGAACGCTGGGACAGATTCAGCCCGGCGATCAGCTTGAGGTTCGTGGCACGAAGTCCGACGATGGATTGTCGATCCAGGCGGAGGAGGTGGTCAGCGGCTCTTTCAAGAATCTTTCAGGAACGCTCGCGACCATCAATGCCACCGCCGGTACGGTGACGCTGAAGGACCTTGCCACAAAAAAGATGATGACCGTTACGGTGACGGCGAACTCCGACCTGCGTAAGCTGCCGCCGCAGATCGCAGCTCAGTTTGCCGCGCGTGCGCATGGTGGTGCGGCTGGAGCTGGTGCCGGACAAGCGAGTGCGCGGCCTGCTACGACTCCCAGCGCTGCGCCTGACGCTGGTAATGGTGAGCACAGCGGACGTGCAGCCGGAGCGGATCTCTCCAAGATGCTGGCGCGTCTTCCGAATATTCCGCTTACCGATCTGCATACGGGCGACGCCGTCATGATCGTCGCATCTCAATCGCAGCCCGGAAGCGATGCCGTCACGGCGGTTACGTTGTTGTCCGGTGTAGAGCCGATCCTGGCCGCATCGCCGGCTGGGTCGGAGATGACGCTCTCACCTTGGAGCGTCTCCGGCGCGCCTGAGGGTGGCGGCGCTCAGTAAGTCATCACAACATGATCCTCGGTTTTATTGCATTCTGAATGTACCTCTGTACCCATTGACTGTCGTCCGTTCTTTAGGAGCTTGAATGTCTTTTCGCGTGAGTCTGAAGCTTGTCTTGTTACTTTTCATCGGGGCATCATCCCTGGCTGTCTTTGCTCAGCAGCCGGGGGGCACGGTCCGCGGTGCTGTGGCCGATCCGGACAGTGCGGAGATTCCCGGGGCGACGGTGACACTGACTCCTTCTTCCGGGAAGGCGCTCACCACGCAGTCACAGGCGGACG includes the following:
- a CDS encoding DUF5666 domain-containing protein: MRSIHMRSSLAVLLAAASMFPALEGTTGTAAWAQAAAAAPAGRQLGTVKAVSGGSLTIATDAGQQYTVTVADGARIVQLAPGSTDLKTAEVIALPDIGVGDRVLVVGKAGDTEGTFTASRVILMKSTAIAQLHESEQADWKKRGVGGIVSSVDAGAVTVSSGTKKIKLETTGKTIFRRYAGDSVKFENATPGTLGQIQPGDQLEVRGTKSDDGLSIQAEEVVSGSFKNLSGTLATINATAGTVTLKDLATKKMMTVTVTANSDLRKLPPQIAAQFAARAHGGAAGAGAGQASARPATTPSAAPDAGNGEHSGRAAGADLSKMLARLPNIPLTDLHTGDAVMIVASQSQPGSDAVTAVTLLSGVEPILAASPAGSEMTLSPWSVSGAPEGGGAQ